A single region of the Lentimicrobiaceae bacterium genome encodes:
- the porU gene encoding type IX secretion system sortase PorU has translation MRYSIFALLFSFITSVTFAQIQQKVNLNWGAPAALAMGNDSAVKAPSFAGAQFNGLPENILPSYFQRMALPAGVKTAEVRIDQIVYTPLTATDRLLLGTTPIPQEAVPAVQVMLERGKPQAVFTLTPFGTDPATGQLSKIASFTFYIDYTAQTANLKTEHTYASNSVLASGDWYKVYIRESGIYKVTYDDLRNLGINMTGLNPDMIRVFGNGGNVLSESAGADRIDDLAENAIKVVTANAGVFAPGDYFLFYGKGTIKWTLNPLIVRLDHTKHYYADDACYFITIGPEPGKRIQQATPPAEAANYTSSSYSDRTVYEEDNLNLIKSGRKWYTSKFDYYTRTLNLPVYEFPDMDLSQPVQIRYGFAGRATSQLSYNLLINGETVTTNTMAGIPSGSNNYARELYTSASYTATSNTLNVQVKFNPPNNTALLWLDYIALNVRCNLRFKGGQMAFADPRSAGPGKITGFTMTNASDNTEIWDVTDFTNVSMVPVVKNGDQFTFKVATPVLKEFVAFDGTSFMQVTPGEKVANQNLHATGNYDLIIIAPPVFADEAQRLAMLHNNKGDISATVISLPEIYNEFSSGIQDITAIRDFMKMLYDRGMEQGKPQYMLMFGNASYDVKDRITGNSNFVPTYQSDNSISLVNSFLSDDYFGLLDDGEGTNDVSGLVDVASGRFPVRTVEQAKTVVDKIEHYLNNPAATQGDWRNTLLIIADDENKNLHLDQAEGLINGSGRMFPVYNIEKIYFDAYKQISTPGGSRYPDVNREIVTRVEKGALITNYVGHGGEVGWADERVLEIQDIQNWTNYDRMGMFFTATCEFSRFDNPAHTSAGELVFLNPKGGAMSMITTTRLAFASYNAAINLSFIDTVLKSKEGVYPKLGDVLRYTKNDNQLSPNNRHITLFGDPSISLPYPKHQVATTSVNIMANGQPSDTLYANSKVTVQGEVRGANDQVIHDFNGTIYIKVYDKPSKVRTLGQDNESYAVDFMVQKSIIYQGKASVNNGLFTFTFPVPRDIDYSFGRGKISYYATNGTEDAHGYYSNIIIGGSVAPDDPDQEGPQISLFVNDTSFVDGDFTNENPKLIAHLFDKDGINTVGNGIGHDIVATIDGDSYSSVVLNDYYVANLDSYQGGVVNYQYFNLSDGEHTLTLKAWDVFNNSASASITFNVKRNIQLSVDEVKAAPNPSSGDVWFSFGHNQFDGVFTVDMEIYALSGMLVRTIGPLTVTSEGYMAGNIKWDGRTAGGEVARNGLYLCKLRVRDRNNNTTSNTVKVILAR, from the coding sequence ATGCGCTATTCAATTTTTGCACTATTATTCAGTTTTATTACCTCTGTTACATTTGCCCAGATACAGCAAAAGGTAAATCTTAACTGGGGAGCTCCGGCTGCGCTTGCCATGGGCAACGATTCCGCTGTAAAAGCGCCCTCGTTTGCCGGTGCGCAATTCAACGGGCTTCCCGAAAACATACTGCCGTCCTATTTTCAGCGCATGGCGCTGCCTGCCGGCGTTAAAACTGCCGAAGTGCGCATTGACCAAATAGTATATACCCCGTTAACCGCCACCGATCGCCTGCTGCTGGGCACTACCCCCATTCCACAGGAAGCAGTGCCTGCCGTGCAGGTTATGCTTGAGCGGGGTAAACCTCAGGCTGTTTTCACCCTTACACCTTTCGGCACCGACCCTGCAACCGGCCAGCTTTCCAAAATTGCATCCTTTACCTTTTATATAGATTATACCGCCCAAACAGCCAACCTGAAAACCGAACATACCTATGCATCCAATTCAGTACTTGCATCGGGCGACTGGTATAAAGTCTATATCAGGGAATCGGGAATTTACAAAGTAACTTATGACGATTTGCGCAACCTGGGCATCAATATGACCGGGCTGAACCCTGATATGATTCGTGTTTTTGGCAATGGTGGAAATGTGCTGAGCGAATCGGCCGGCGCCGACAGAATTGACGACCTGGCCGAAAATGCCATCAAAGTGGTAACAGCTAATGCAGGCGTATTTGCACCCGGCGACTATTTTCTGTTTTACGGCAAGGGAACCATCAAGTGGACTTTGAACCCGCTGATTGTCAGGCTCGATCACACCAAGCATTACTATGCCGACGATGCCTGCTATTTTATCACCATTGGCCCCGAGCCCGGCAAAAGAATTCAGCAGGCCACCCCGCCAGCCGAAGCAGCCAATTACACTTCATCCTCCTATTCTGACAGAACCGTGTATGAAGAAGACAATCTGAACCTGATAAAGAGTGGCCGCAAATGGTACACCAGCAAGTTTGATTATTACACGCGTACACTCAATTTACCGGTTTATGAATTTCCCGACATGGATTTGTCGCAACCAGTCCAAATCCGTTATGGGTTTGCAGGCCGGGCCACTTCGCAATTATCCTACAATCTGCTTATCAACGGCGAAACCGTAACCACCAACACGATGGCCGGCATCCCTTCGGGTTCAAACAATTATGCCCGCGAACTATACACCTCGGCATCATACACAGCCACTTCAAACACGCTGAATGTTCAGGTAAAATTTAACCCGCCCAACAATACAGCCCTGTTATGGCTCGACTATATTGCCCTGAACGTGCGCTGCAACCTGCGCTTTAAAGGCGGGCAAATGGCTTTTGCCGATCCTCGTTCGGCCGGCCCCGGTAAGATTACCGGTTTTACCATGACCAATGCCTCCGACAACACCGAAATATGGGATGTAACCGATTTTACCAATGTAAGCATGGTGCCTGTGGTTAAAAACGGCGATCAGTTTACGTTTAAGGTAGCGACCCCTGTGTTGAAAGAATTTGTGGCATTTGACGGCACCTCATTTATGCAGGTTACACCCGGCGAAAAAGTAGCCAATCAAAACCTGCATGCCACCGGCAACTACGATTTGATTATCATTGCGCCCCCTGTATTTGCCGATGAAGCCCAACGCCTGGCCATGCTGCACAACAACAAGGGCGACATATCGGCCACCGTTATTTCGCTGCCCGAAATTTACAATGAATTCTCATCAGGCATTCAGGACATTACGGCCATCCGCGACTTTATGAAGATGCTGTACGACCGTGGCATGGAACAGGGCAAACCTCAGTATATGCTGATGTTTGGCAATGCTTCATACGATGTGAAAGACCGCATTACCGGCAATTCCAACTTTGTGCCGACCTACCAGAGCGACAACTCCATCAGTCTGGTCAACTCTTTCCTTTCCGATGATTATTTCGGACTGCTTGACGACGGCGAAGGCACCAACGATGTAAGCGGGCTGGTAGATGTGGCTTCGGGCCGTTTCCCGGTAAGGACAGTCGAACAGGCCAAAACAGTTGTTGACAAAATTGAGCATTATCTCAACAATCCCGCTGCCACACAGGGCGACTGGCGCAATACACTGCTGATAATTGCCGACGACGAAAACAAAAACCTGCACCTCGACCAGGCCGAAGGTCTTATCAACGGAAGCGGAAGAATGTTTCCGGTGTATAATATTGAAAAAATATATTTTGATGCCTATAAGCAAATTTCAACACCCGGTGGAAGCCGCTACCCCGATGTAAACCGCGAAATTGTTACGCGCGTTGAGAAGGGAGCATTGATTACCAATTATGTAGGACACGGTGGTGAGGTAGGCTGGGCCGACGAAAGGGTGCTGGAGATTCAGGACATACAGAACTGGACCAACTACGATCGCATGGGGATGTTTTTTACCGCTACCTGCGAGTTTTCGCGCTTCGACAACCCCGCCCATACTTCGGCCGGCGAGCTTGTTTTTCTGAATCCAAAGGGCGGTGCCATGTCGATGATTACCACTACCCGACTGGCCTTTGCTTCGTATAATGCAGCCATTAATCTCAGTTTTATTGATACCGTACTGAAATCAAAAGAAGGAGTTTATCCCAAGCTGGGCGATGTATTGCGCTATACCAAAAACGACAACCAGCTTTCGCCCAACAACCGGCACATCACCCTGTTTGGCGACCCGTCTATCAGCCTGCCCTATCCCAAACATCAGGTAGCAACCACTTCGGTAAATATCATGGCCAATGGCCAACCCTCCGACACCCTGTATGCCAACAGCAAAGTAACTGTCCAGGGCGAAGTACGCGGAGCCAACGATCAGGTTATTCACGACTTCAACGGCACCATCTATATCAAGGTGTACGATAAACCCTCGAAAGTGCGCACCCTGGGACAGGATAACGAAAGTTACGCGGTAGATTTTATGGTGCAGAAGAGCATCATCTATCAGGGCAAAGCTTCGGTAAACAATGGTTTGTTCACCTTTACCTTCCCGGTGCCACGCGACATTGACTATAGTTTTGGCAGGGGCAAAATAAGCTATTATGCCACCAATGGCACCGAAGATGCCCACGGATATTACAGCAATATTATCATCGGCGGCTCGGTAGCCCCTGACGATCCCGACCAGGAAGGGCCGCAAATCAGCCTGTTTGTCAACGATACCTCTTTTGTTGACGGTGACTTTACCAACGAAAACCCCAAACTGATTGCCCATCTTTTCGACAAGGACGGCATCAATACCGTAGGCAATGGCATCGGACACGACATTGTGGCTACCATCGACGGCGACAGCTATTCGTCGGTTGTGCTCAACGATTACTATGTAGCCAACCTTGACAGTTACCAGGGCGGTGTGGTCAATTACCAGTACTTCAACCTTTCTGATGGTGAGCACACCCTTACCCTGAAGGCATGGGACGTGTTTAACAACTCGGCAAGTGCCAGTATCACATTCAATGTAAAACGCAATATTCAACTGTCGGTTGATGAAGTAAAAGCTGCCCCCAACCCTTCATCGGGCGATGTGTGGTTCTCATTCGGCCACAACCAGTTTGACGGGGTGTTTACGGTGGATATGGAAATTTACGCCCTGTCGGGCATGCTGGTCAGAACCATAGGGCCGCTCACTGTTACCTCAGAAGGCTATATGGCCGGAAATATTAAATGGGACGGCAGAACGGCAGGCGGCGAAGTGGCACGCAACGGACTGTATCTGTGCAAACTGAGAGTACGCGACCGCAACAACAACACCACCAGCAATACGGTGAAGGTTATTCTTGCCCGGTAA
- the porU gene encoding type IX secretion system sortase PorU: protein MMSENRPYSIFCTAILAILFSGAGQAFAQQPLVLKWLPPYVQTNSDGSTQTWLHCEGCYTDASTGLPMYSYTEAANHEIQQASLLQAVYQPLSETETRALPIAAGSLPEMIVPVTETVYDRGEARASISFVPLRKNPVTGLIEKLVSCKINILYSSERLLKSGDAPTYATASVLSTGDWYRLAIEKDGIYQLTYNDLAAMGMNVQGLSSSQLRVHGYGGGMLPERAGDVRYDDIPELSVMVSDGGDGQFDAGDYLLFYAKGPRKWSFDAQADIFKHEDHLYSEKSYYFVTSGSPGQSGKRMQEFPQPVSSNPAVINTYNWYDAYEPNEYSLIISGKEWYGDVFDVIDSRKYDFSNFDADLSAPVNVRLSVAARSAVASSFTLTGAGQTFTRSVSAISSQSNTAFAVAGNDIFTIGQPSLPLEFTLRYNQTTGSSKGWLNFIEVNATGKLNFPGGQFGFRRTGQQGVVEYHIGQVNSSVQLWDVTDPLNTGYIQASAVSGNLKFKALADELREYTLCEAGAYYKPVFVEKTANQNLHGLQPYTMIIVTHPLFADQAERLATFHAQHDNMSVLVVQPQTIYNEFSSGTQDISAIRDFVKMMWHRSGPGSQPRYLLLFGDASYDPMERISGNSNFIPVFQSVESLHPVNSYATDDFFGCIDDNEGGQSSDVLDIGVGRLPVQTHEEAVMAVDKMIHYATATDKVNGDWRNIIAFVADDEDGNDHMEQADMIATMIDTTYRNYNIDKIYFDAYEQISTPGGQRIPDATRAINQRLDKGALIVNYTGHGGEVGWAHERVLETSDINNWSNYDRLPVFMTATCEFSRFDDPLRVSAGELVFLNPKGGGIALFTTARPTFGIPNFSLARSFYNIALSPLNGEMPRLGDLIRISKRVSGTDNNSKKFVLLGDPALKMAYPQYKVITSSINGFEISKTADTLKALSEITITGLIADENNNPLNQFNGEVSVIVFDKESSIKTFGSDGSSPMTFGLRRSIIYKGKVKVENGGFTASFIVPLDISYQYGQGKISYYATDGVTDAAGYYDNLVVGGFSQKQIEDHNGPQIDLYMNDENFRSGGFTDENPVMLAYLHDESGINTIGNSIGHDIVAILDEQTDSPYILNDSYLSDLNTYKSGVITFPFHNLSPGLHTLRLKVWDVNNNSSEASTTFVVASSDELLLENLMAWPNPMRDKTTFAFDHNQAGQELDAQLDIYSLAGNRVASLNKHIFASGFRTILFDWDGRGSDGHLLTSGFYIGRLKISTSAGLQADKSVKILITR, encoded by the coding sequence ATGATGTCTGAAAACAGACCCTACAGCATATTTTGCACCGCTATTTTGGCCATTCTTTTTTCAGGCGCGGGACAGGCTTTTGCCCAGCAGCCTCTTGTGCTGAAATGGTTACCGCCCTACGTTCAAACAAACAGCGATGGCTCCACTCAAACCTGGCTCCACTGCGAAGGATGTTATACCGATGCCTCTACCGGTCTTCCCATGTACAGCTATACCGAAGCGGCTAATCATGAAATACAGCAGGCCAGCCTTTTACAAGCGGTATACCAGCCACTGAGCGAAACCGAAACCAGGGCACTGCCCATAGCAGCCGGCAGCCTTCCCGAAATGATTGTTCCTGTTACAGAAACAGTTTACGACAGAGGTGAAGCCCGGGCAAGCATTTCTTTTGTACCGCTCAGAAAAAATCCGGTCACCGGCCTGATTGAAAAACTTGTTTCGTGCAAAATCAACATCCTTTACAGCAGTGAGCGCTTGCTGAAATCAGGCGACGCCCCCACTTATGCTACGGCTTCGGTGCTCAGCACCGGCGACTGGTACAGACTGGCTATTGAAAAAGATGGCATTTACCAGCTCACTTACAACGATTTGGCAGCGATGGGCATGAATGTGCAGGGCCTCAGCTCTTCGCAATTAAGGGTGCATGGCTACGGGGGCGGCATGCTGCCCGAAAGAGCCGGCGATGTCAGATACGACGATATCCCCGAATTATCTGTGATGGTCAGCGATGGTGGCGACGGACAATTTGATGCCGGCGACTACCTCCTTTTTTACGCCAAAGGCCCCCGTAAATGGAGTTTTGATGCACAGGCCGATATCTTCAAACATGAAGATCATCTTTATTCAGAAAAGTCCTATTATTTTGTCACCTCCGGCTCACCAGGGCAGAGCGGTAAACGTATGCAGGAATTCCCGCAACCAGTCAGCAGCAATCCGGCTGTAATTAATACCTATAACTGGTATGATGCTTACGAGCCCAATGAGTACAGCCTGATTATTTCGGGCAAGGAATGGTATGGCGACGTTTTTGACGTGATTGATTCGCGCAAATATGATTTCAGCAATTTTGACGCCGACCTCAGCGCCCCGGTTAATGTAAGGCTGAGTGTAGCTGCACGTTCAGCAGTAGCCAGCAGTTTTACCCTTACAGGCGCCGGACAAACCTTTACCCGATCTGTTTCGGCTATTTCATCCCAGTCGAACACCGCCTTTGCTGTGGCCGGCAACGATATTTTCACCATTGGCCAACCATCCCTTCCACTTGAGTTTACACTCAGGTACAACCAAACCACAGGCTCATCCAAAGGATGGCTAAACTTTATAGAAGTCAATGCCACGGGCAAACTGAACTTTCCGGGCGGACAATTTGGCTTCAGGCGCACCGGGCAGCAGGGAGTGGTTGAATACCACATAGGCCAGGTAAACAGCAGCGTGCAGCTGTGGGATGTGACCGACCCGCTGAATACAGGTTATATTCAGGCTTCAGCAGTTTCGGGGAATCTGAAATTTAAAGCCTTAGCCGACGAGCTGCGCGAATACACCCTTTGTGAAGCCGGAGCTTACTATAAGCCTGTTTTTGTTGAAAAAACAGCCAATCAGAACCTGCATGGCCTGCAACCTTACACCATGATTATTGTGACCCATCCGTTGTTTGCCGACCAGGCCGAACGGCTGGCCACTTTCCATGCGCAGCACGACAATATGAGTGTGCTGGTGGTACAACCCCAGACCATATATAATGAATTCAGCTCGGGCACACAGGACATCAGCGCCATCAGGGATTTTGTAAAAATGATGTGGCACCGCTCAGGCCCCGGCAGCCAGCCCCGCTATCTGCTGCTGTTTGGCGATGCCTCCTACGACCCCATGGAACGCATCAGCGGAAACAGCAACTTTATCCCTGTTTTTCAGTCGGTGGAGTCGCTGCACCCGGTCAATTCCTATGCTACCGACGACTTTTTCGGCTGTATTGACGACAACGAAGGCGGACAATCGTCGGATGTGCTTGACATCGGCGTAGGACGCCTGCCTGTTCAAACTCATGAAGAAGCGGTAATGGCAGTTGATAAAATGATACATTACGCCACCGCCACCGACAAAGTGAATGGCGACTGGCGCAATATAATTGCCTTTGTGGCCGATGATGAGGATGGCAACGACCACATGGAACAGGCCGACATGATAGCCACCATGATTGACACCACCTACAGGAATTACAATATTGATAAGATATATTTCGACGCTTACGAACAGATTTCCACCCCCGGCGGACAGCGTATCCCCGATGCCACACGGGCCATCAATCAGCGGCTCGACAAGGGCGCCCTTATTGTGAACTACACCGGGCACGGTGGTGAGGTTGGCTGGGCGCATGAGCGGGTGCTTGAAACCAGCGACATCAACAACTGGAGCAACTACGACCGCCTGCCGGTATTTATGACCGCCACCTGCGAGTTCAGCCGTTTTGACGATCCGCTCAGGGTTTCGGCCGGCGAGCTGGTATTTCTCAACCCCAAAGGCGGGGGCATTGCCCTGTTTACCACCGCACGCCCTACCTTTGGCATTCCCAACTTCAGCCTGGCACGCAGCTTCTACAACATTGCCCTGAGCCCGCTCAATGGCGAAATGCCGCGCCTGGGCGACCTTATCCGCATCTCTAAAAGAGTATCGGGCACCGACAACAACAGCAAAAAGTTTGTACTGCTGGGCGATCCTGCTTTAAAAATGGCTTATCCGCAATACAAAGTCATCACCAGCAGCATCAACGGCTTTGAAATCAGCAAGACTGCCGACACCCTGAAAGCACTCAGCGAAATTACCATCACCGGCCTCATTGCCGATGAAAACAACAACCCATTAAACCAATTTAACGGTGAGGTGAGTGTGATTGTTTTTGACAAGGAAAGCAGCATCAAAACCTTTGGCTCTGACGGCTCATCGCCTATGACCTTCGGACTTCGCCGCAGCATCATATACAAGGGCAAGGTAAAGGTAGAAAACGGAGGTTTCACCGCTTCATTTATTGTACCCCTCGACATTTCCTATCAATACGGACAGGGCAAAATAAGCTATTACGCCACCGATGGCGTGACAGATGCGGCCGGTTATTACGACAACCTGGTGGTAGGAGGCTTCAGCCAGAAACAGATTGAAGACCACAATGGCCCGCAGATTGATTTGTATATGAACGACGAAAACTTCCGCAGTGGCGGCTTTACCGATGAAAACCCCGTTATGCTGGCCTACCTGCACGACGAAAGCGGCATCAACACCATCGGGAACAGCATCGGACATGATATTGTGGCTATCCTCGACGAGCAAACCGACAGCCCTTATATCCTGAACGACTCTTACCTGTCGGACCTCAACACTTACAAAAGCGGGGTCATCACCTTCCCGTTTCACAATCTGTCGCCGGGGCTTCATACCCTGAGGCTGAAAGTGTGGGACGTAAACAACAATTCATCAGAAGCATCCACCACCTTTGTGGTAGCCAGTTCCGACGAATTGCTGCTTGAAAACCTGATGGCATGGCCCAACCCCATGCGCGACAAAACCACCTTTGCTTTTGACCACAACCAGGCCGGACAGGAGCTTGATGCGCAACTCGATATTTATTCTCTGGCCGGAAACAGGGTTGCAAGCCTGAACAAGCATATCTTTGCATCAGGATTCCGTACCATCCTGTTTGACTGGGACGGTCGCGGAAGCGATGGTCATTTACTTACGTCAGGCTTTTACATCGGCAGGCTTAAAATCAGCACTTCTGCCGGACTTCAGGCTGATAAATCTGTTAAAATTTTGATTACCCGTTAG
- a CDS encoding type IX secretion system membrane protein PorP/SprF: MKLKISLVLLLISLVCFVRAQDASFSQYYGNPMYLNPALAGSKICPRLTLNYRNQWPSIPGNFVTYAVGFDRFVDAVSGGVGLMVMSENMADGILTNTSVSGMYSYRVNLSKLVTMNAGIEATYMQNKLNWGKLIFADQLNNWDGTANNLPPTSETPPDRLSLGLVDFSAGLLLGYRERVYGGVAVNHLTQPDNSFYSNGASKLDMKMTVHAGALIDMRDGIRSGDVEDLSISPNIMYQQQGQFHQLNLGLYLNVYPFVIGGWFRHNFENPDAVIALVGFQHEKFKIGYSYDYTVSRLTNITGGAHEVSFAWQFDCGQKTIKQRAIKCPRF; encoded by the coding sequence ATGAAGCTTAAGATTAGCCTGGTACTGCTACTGATATCGCTTGTTTGTTTTGTGCGTGCACAGGATGCATCCTTCTCACAGTATTATGGTAATCCCATGTACCTGAACCCTGCGCTGGCCGGTTCAAAGATATGTCCCAGGCTCACCCTCAACTACCGCAATCAATGGCCATCCATCCCCGGAAATTTTGTGACCTATGCGGTGGGCTTCGACCGTTTTGTAGATGCCGTTTCGGGTGGTGTAGGCCTGATGGTGATGAGCGAAAATATGGCTGATGGTATCCTTACCAATACATCGGTAAGCGGAATGTACTCTTACAGGGTTAATCTGAGCAAACTGGTTACCATGAATGCAGGGATTGAAGCCACCTATATGCAGAATAAACTGAACTGGGGCAAATTGATATTTGCTGACCAGCTGAATAACTGGGACGGAACAGCCAATAACCTGCCTCCAACCAGTGAAACCCCGCCAGACCGGCTCAGCCTTGGCCTTGTTGATTTTTCGGCCGGCCTGCTTTTGGGTTACCGTGAAAGAGTGTATGGAGGTGTGGCCGTGAATCATCTTACACAGCCCGATAACTCATTTTACAGTAACGGAGCCAGCAAATTGGATATGAAAATGACGGTACATGCCGGAGCCCTTATTGATATGCGCGACGGAATCCGCTCGGGCGATGTGGAAGATTTAAGTATCTCCCCCAATATTATGTATCAGCAGCAAGGGCAGTTTCATCAGCTGAACCTAGGTTTGTATTTAAATGTATACCCCTTCGTTATCGGAGGCTGGTTCAGGCATAACTTCGAAAATCCCGACGCCGTAATTGCATTGGTGGGCTTTCAGCATGAAAAATTTAAAATCGGATACAGTTACGATTACACAGTTTCGCGATTAACCAATATTACAGGTGGTGCTCACGAGGTGTCATTTGCATGGCAATTTGACTGTGGTCAAAAAACCATTAAACAAAGGGCAATAAAATGCCCCCGTTTTTAG
- the gldJ gene encoding gliding motility lipoprotein GldJ produces the protein MISYSNIYLKIALFASVAFLLASCSKESSRTTGWEYNNPKNGGFQVNTKYAGQNIGPGLVMIEGGTFTMGRTSDNPMYDWDNIPRRVTVPSFYIDQTEVANIDYVEYLYWISRVFGTDYPQVYRKALPDTLVWREKLAYNEPLVETYFRHPAYRNYPVVGVSWVQANEYCLWRTDRVNEMMLIREGILDFDPDQRNENNFNSEAYLAGQYEGLVNKPLKDLNPSGTGERRARLEDGILVPKYRLPTEAEWEFAALGLVGNTLYERVVERRVYPWNGTIVRSDQKKYYGQFLANFKRGRGDYMGVAGSLNDGADLPAEVASYWPNDYGLYNMAGNVAEWVLDVYRPLSFEDMADYSPYRGNIFTTKVTDEEGFLATKDSLGRIRYREVTPEESKDRFNYRSANQVNYVDGDYQSTINPDWTTAPADTINTTNMMYEYGKTSLISDKSRVYKGGSWRDPSYYLSPAARRYLDENQATNFIGFRCAMGRVGGAYSGKRK, from the coding sequence ATGATCAGCTACAGCAACATCTATCTGAAAATTGCACTTTTTGCTTCCGTTGCATTCCTCCTTGCTTCCTGCTCCAAAGAGTCATCGCGCACTACCGGATGGGAATACAACAATCCGAAAAACGGAGGATTCCAGGTAAACACCAAATACGCCGGACAGAACATCGGGCCGGGTCTCGTGATGATCGAGGGTGGTACCTTTACCATGGGACGTACTTCTGACAATCCGATGTATGACTGGGACAATATCCCCCGCAGGGTGACCGTGCCTTCATTCTACATCGACCAGACTGAAGTAGCCAACATCGACTATGTGGAGTATCTTTACTGGATTAGCCGCGTTTTTGGTACCGATTATCCTCAGGTGTACCGCAAAGCCCTGCCCGATACCCTCGTATGGCGTGAGAAACTGGCTTACAACGAGCCCCTCGTTGAAACCTATTTCAGGCATCCTGCTTACCGCAATTACCCTGTGGTAGGTGTGAGCTGGGTACAGGCCAATGAATACTGCCTGTGGCGTACCGACCGCGTGAACGAAATGATGTTAATCCGTGAAGGTATCCTCGATTTTGACCCTGACCAGAGAAACGAAAATAACTTCAACTCCGAAGCATATCTGGCCGGTCAGTACGAAGGTCTGGTTAATAAACCGCTGAAAGACCTTAACCCCAGTGGTACCGGCGAACGCCGTGCCCGCCTCGAAGATGGTATCCTCGTACCTAAGTACAGGCTCCCAACCGAAGCCGAATGGGAATTTGCTGCCCTCGGTCTTGTTGGAAATACCCTGTATGAACGCGTAGTTGAACGCCGCGTTTATCCATGGAACGGTACCATTGTTCGTTCTGATCAGAAAAAATATTATGGACAATTCCTTGCCAACTTCAAACGCGGACGCGGCGACTATATGGGCGTTGCCGGCAGCCTTAACGATGGCGCCGACCTGCCCGCCGAAGTGGCTTCATACTGGCCTAACGATTATGGCTTGTATAACATGGCCGGAAACGTGGCCGAATGGGTTCTCGACGTATATCGCCCCCTCTCTTTCGAAGATATGGCCGACTATTCGCCATACCGTGGCAATATCTTTACAACCAAAGTAACCGACGAAGAAGGATTCCTCGCTACCAAAGACAGCCTCGGCCGTATCCGTTACCGCGAAGTAACCCCCGAAGAAAGCAAAGACCGTTTCAATTACCGCAGTGCCAATCAGGTGAATTATGTGGACGGCGACTACCAGTCAACCATTAACCCCGACTGGACAACCGCTCCTGCTGATACCATCAATACCACCAATATGATGTATGAGTATGGTAAAACCTCACTTATCAGCGATAAATCAAGAGTTTACAAAGGTGGTTCGTGGAGAGACCCCTCATACTACCTGAGCCCTGCTGCCCGTCGTTATCTCGACGAAAACCAGGCAACCAACTTTATTGGTTTCCGCTGTGCCATGGGCAGAGTAGGTGGTGCCTATTCAGGCAAAAGAAAATAA